In one window of Zhihengliuella sp. ISTPL4 DNA:
- a CDS encoding DNA polymerase, producing the protein MQIIIDSPEFSADLAAMREAFASTNIIAVTIPPVDIYQPNARLTHVALAADTGAWVLRVDLWRQVIRDSLGGGHRLVMHDAAHTMEALDRHLGVTIEQLAGATFDTRVLTHLLDPRPRKDGGSGHSLTEAVRQYLAPEAPSTENVADPELLGVRAHLILSLFRRIAPMIHELDLTALATKEHRLQALTSTMARRGVRVDREYTKSLNDVLGNDATRWTLQAARYGVTSVQNPSQVASALLAMGEHLTERTKSGVFKVDKTVLLPLADLTEDGERRGRRNPNSLAEAVIHARRAQGWKESYTRPFLFQTDVEGRIHPSITTLAARTGRMSLSRPALQQLPSKGWSVRRCIIADPGQVIISLDFKQIEMRVLAALCGDQRMLDAILGGQDLHNFTASLVFGRNFTSRQRDLSKQIGLGKVYGASASTVSLQTGIPEAQVEPAMRKYDELFPGIKQYGKRLIADARRRERFEVVNVHGRLLPLDGSRAFTATNYAVQSVARDILADSLIRLYDSGYGNNLLLPVHDEVVGQAPVAEAEKTVLRMKEVMETDFMGVPILADAEVYGPSWGHGYGATA; encoded by the coding sequence ATGCAGATCATCATCGATTCCCCAGAGTTCTCGGCTGACCTCGCAGCGATGCGCGAGGCATTCGCCTCAACGAACATCATCGCCGTCACGATCCCGCCTGTGGACATCTACCAGCCGAACGCGAGACTGACCCACGTGGCGTTGGCCGCCGACACAGGCGCCTGGGTCCTGCGGGTTGACCTGTGGCGCCAAGTCATCAGGGACTCTCTGGGCGGTGGCCACCGGCTCGTGATGCACGACGCGGCCCACACCATGGAGGCGCTCGACCGACACCTCGGAGTCACCATCGAGCAACTCGCCGGAGCGACCTTCGACACGCGGGTGCTCACGCACCTCTTGGACCCGCGACCCCGCAAGGACGGCGGTTCCGGGCACTCTCTCACAGAAGCAGTACGACAGTACCTCGCGCCGGAAGCGCCGAGCACCGAGAACGTGGCCGATCCCGAACTACTGGGCGTACGCGCACACCTGATCCTCAGCCTGTTCAGAAGGATCGCCCCGATGATCCATGAGCTCGACCTGACAGCCTTGGCCACAAAGGAGCATCGGCTCCAGGCACTCACGTCGACGATGGCGCGGCGAGGTGTCCGCGTCGACCGCGAGTACACAAAGTCGCTGAACGACGTTCTCGGTAACGACGCAACTCGCTGGACCCTTCAAGCAGCTCGATACGGCGTGACCAGCGTCCAGAACCCTTCGCAGGTCGCTTCGGCACTTCTCGCCATGGGTGAGCACTTGACTGAGCGCACCAAGAGCGGAGTGTTCAAGGTCGACAAGACCGTCCTTCTGCCTCTCGCCGACCTCACCGAAGACGGTGAGCGGAGAGGAAGAAGGAATCCGAACTCGCTCGCAGAGGCGGTCATTCACGCGCGACGAGCGCAGGGGTGGAAGGAGTCGTACACTCGCCCCTTCCTCTTCCAGACCGATGTCGAGGGTCGTATCCATCCGTCCATCACGACGCTTGCCGCGCGCACGGGACGCATGTCGCTCTCCCGCCCAGCACTCCAGCAGCTGCCCTCCAAGGGCTGGTCAGTGCGGAGGTGCATCATCGCGGATCCTGGCCAGGTCATCATCTCGCTCGACTTCAAGCAGATCGAGATGCGAGTGCTTGCCGCACTGTGCGGAGACCAAAGGATGCTCGACGCGATCCTAGGCGGACAAGACCTCCACAACTTCACGGCGAGCCTCGTCTTCGGGCGGAACTTCACGTCGCGACAACGGGATCTGAGCAAGCAGATCGGTCTCGGGAAAGTGTACGGCGCGAGCGCTTCTACAGTGTCCCTCCAAACCGGTATCCCCGAGGCGCAGGTGGAGCCGGCGATGCGCAAGTACGACGAGCTGTTCCCCGGCATCAAGCAATACGGGAAGCGACTCATCGCCGATGCGCGTCGGCGCGAGCGTTTCGAGGTCGTGAACGTTCACGGTCGACTTCTGCCCCTAGATGGATCACGCGCGTTCACCGCGACCAACTACGCCGTTCAGTCCGTTGCGCGTGACATTCTCGCGGACTCCTTGATCCGCCTCTACGACTCCGGCTACGGCAACAACCTGTTGCTGCCGGTACACGATGAGGTCGTGGGACAGGCTCCGGTCGCCGAGGCCGAGAAGACGGTACTCCGGATGAAGGAAGTGATGGAGACGGACTTCATGGGTGTGCCCATCCTCGCTGATGCAGAGGTCTACGGCCCGTCCTGGGGCCACGGTTACGGCGCAACCGCGTAG
- a CDS encoding carboxymuconolactone decarboxylase family protein yields MIIHPPERATATGHVAAMYESDLADDGIVFAHTRAMAVNPEAHAAFEALVRAIVPSIGVRVYEAATLGAARAVGSAHCLLAHGRRSLRAGVVDEAGLAAFAAGDDRGFTEQEQAVIRFATRLSTAPAAMTDADTQELRELGFTDRQIVDITLAAAARNYFSRALLALAVPVEDVPGLDPALTAALTRIPAAPSPGDR; encoded by the coding sequence ATGATCATCCACCCTCCCGAACGGGCCACCGCGACCGGACATGTCGCCGCGATGTACGAGAGCGACCTCGCCGACGACGGCATCGTGTTCGCACACACCCGCGCCATGGCGGTGAACCCCGAGGCCCACGCCGCCTTCGAAGCGCTCGTCCGCGCGATCGTCCCGTCGATCGGCGTCCGGGTCTATGAGGCCGCGACCCTCGGCGCGGCGCGGGCCGTCGGTTCCGCGCACTGTCTGCTGGCCCACGGCCGCCGTTCCCTGCGCGCCGGCGTCGTCGATGAGGCCGGACTCGCCGCGTTCGCCGCGGGGGACGACCGCGGTTTCACGGAGCAGGAGCAGGCCGTGATCCGCTTCGCGACGCGCCTGTCGACCGCTCCCGCGGCGATGACCGACGCGGACACTCAAGAGTTGCGCGAGCTGGGGTTCACCGACCGGCAGATCGTGGACATCACTCTGGCCGCAGCGGCGCGCAACTACTTCAGCAGGGCTCTGCTCGCGCTGGCCGTTCCCGTCGAGGACGTCCCCGGGCTGGACCCTGCGCTCACCGCGGCGCTCACGCGGATCCCCGCGGCCCCGTCGCCAGGCGATCGATAG
- a CDS encoding 1-acyl-sn-glycerol-3-phosphate acyltransferase: MLRRFLARVYWAVSRWTLIADAAPTRPTVLIGAPHTSNWDFVLMLAIAWRLGIDVHWLGKKSLFRGWRGPIMRGLGGIAVDRADPARIVGEVVDQVHAGTVFGLVVTPDGTRGGNEYWKSGFYRIARATGMPVTLGFVDRHTMTTGLGPTIDLTGDVAADMDRIRAFYADKHGVRPERRTEPRLREETAEQPED; the protein is encoded by the coding sequence ATGCTCCGACGATTCCTCGCCCGCGTGTACTGGGCCGTCAGCCGGTGGACCCTCATCGCCGACGCCGCGCCCACGCGACCGACCGTCCTGATCGGCGCCCCGCACACCTCGAACTGGGACTTCGTGCTCATGCTCGCCATCGCGTGGCGCCTCGGCATCGACGTGCACTGGCTGGGCAAGAAGAGTCTCTTCCGCGGCTGGCGAGGGCCGATCATGCGGGGCCTCGGGGGCATCGCCGTGGATCGCGCGGATCCCGCGCGCATCGTCGGCGAGGTCGTGGACCAGGTGCACGCGGGAACGGTCTTCGGCCTCGTCGTCACCCCGGACGGGACGCGCGGCGGGAACGAGTACTGGAAGAGCGGTTTCTACCGGATCGCCCGCGCGACCGGCATGCCGGTCACCCTCGGCTTCGTCGATCGCCACACCATGACCACGGGCCTCGGGCCGACGATCGACCTCACAGGCGACGTGGCCGCCGACATGGACCGGATCCGCGCGTTCTACGCGGACAAGCACGGCGTACGCCCCGAGCGCCGTACGGAGCCGCGGCTGCGCGAGGAGACGGCTGAGCAGCCCGAAGACTGA
- a CDS encoding DUF6328 family protein translates to MTAEPRGGADERDDRDDGRDETPNERADRNWEELLQELRVMQTGTQILTGFLLAVAFQPRFTDMDEFQRDLYVVLVALAAIATILALAPVGIHRALFGSRLKPELVRTAARLVKIDLVVIGALTIGVTTLIVDFTVSRAAGVVALVASLLLVVGLWMALPGLLRRARSRVGADDEPPPPSA, encoded by the coding sequence ATGACAGCAGAACCACGCGGCGGCGCCGACGAGCGCGACGACCGCGACGATGGCCGCGACGAGACCCCGAACGAGCGCGCGGACCGCAACTGGGAGGAGCTGCTGCAGGAGTTGCGGGTCATGCAGACCGGCACGCAGATCCTCACCGGCTTCCTTCTGGCGGTGGCCTTCCAGCCGCGATTCACCGACATGGACGAGTTCCAGCGCGACCTCTACGTGGTGCTCGTGGCGCTGGCGGCGATCGCCACGATCCTCGCCCTCGCCCCTGTGGGCATCCACCGCGCCCTGTTCGGCAGCCGGCTGAAGCCCGAGCTCGTCCGGACGGCGGCCCGCCTCGTGAAGATCGACCTGGTCGTGATCGGTGCCCTGACGATCGGCGTCACGACGCTCATCGTCGACTTCACGGTGAGCCGGGCGGCCGGGGTCGTCGCGCTCGTCGCCTCTCTCCTGCTCGTCGTCGGACTGTGGATGGCGCTGCCCGGCCTGCTGCGGCGGGCGCGGTCGCGCGTCGGGGCAGACGACGAACCGCCGCCCCCGTCGGCCTGA
- a CDS encoding Dps family protein yields the protein MADTKSKKTSSSSSKDGTAKAGVKTTRQQNAEKGFTASPTLAANLQAVLVDLLELSLQGKQAHWNVVGRNFRDTHRQLDEIIEDARTFSDTIAERMRALHAVPDGRSATIAKTTTLPEFPTGEVSTTETIDLVTARLEAAVGTMRDVHDAVDEEDPTSADLLHAVIERLEQFAWMVSAENRSPAGR from the coding sequence ATGGCAGACACGAAGTCCAAGAAGACCAGCAGCTCCAGCAGCAAGGACGGGACGGCGAAGGCCGGCGTCAAGACCACGCGCCAGCAGAACGCGGAGAAGGGGTTCACCGCATCCCCGACCCTCGCGGCGAACCTGCAGGCCGTGCTCGTCGATCTGCTCGAGCTCTCGCTGCAGGGCAAGCAGGCGCACTGGAACGTCGTCGGACGGAACTTCCGCGACACGCACCGTCAGCTCGACGAGATCATCGAGGACGCGCGGACGTTCAGCGACACCATCGCGGAGCGCATGCGCGCCCTGCACGCGGTCCCCGACGGCCGCAGCGCCACGATCGCGAAGACGACCACGCTGCCGGAGTTCCCGACCGGCGAGGTGTCCACGACGGAGACCATCGACCTCGTCACCGCGCGCCTCGAGGCCGCGGTGGGGACGATGCGCGACGTGCACGACGCCGTCGACGAAGAGGACCCTACCTCCGCCGATCTGCTGCACGCCGTCATCGAGCGACTCGAGCAGTTCGCGTGGATGGTGAGCGCGGAGAACCGCAGCCCCGCCGGCCGCTGA
- a CDS encoding GNAT family N-acetyltransferase — protein sequence MVIAPLTAADAGEVLTIQRAAFVSEAAIYGSVDMPPLTQTVAEMEAELTSERGLGARVNGRLVGAIRFVESDDLLLIGRIAIAPDMQGEGIGRKLLDAAEKSSDAREAELFTGSLSEANIRLYQSCGYEERERVPQGDGTAQVFLRKRLRG from the coding sequence GTGGTCATCGCACCTCTCACCGCGGCGGATGCCGGTGAGGTGCTGACGATCCAGCGGGCGGCCTTCGTGTCGGAGGCGGCGATCTACGGCAGTGTCGACATGCCGCCGCTGACCCAGACCGTCGCTGAGATGGAAGCCGAGCTCACCTCCGAGCGTGGTCTCGGCGCCCGGGTCAACGGTCGCCTGGTCGGGGCCATCCGGTTCGTCGAGTCCGATGACCTCCTCCTGATCGGACGGATCGCGATCGCGCCGGACATGCAGGGTGAGGGCATCGGGCGCAAACTCCTCGACGCCGCGGAGAAGTCCAGCGATGCTCGCGAGGCCGAGCTCTTCACGGGCAGCCTGAGCGAAGCGAACATCCGGCTGTACCAGTCCTGCGGGTATGAGGAGCGCGAGCGGGTGCCGCAGGGCGACGGGACCGCGCAGGTGTTCCTCCGGAAGCGGCTGCGAGGCTAA
- a CDS encoding alpha/beta fold hydrolase has product MTDTQIFEPEGRAIPFVDEGDGPVKLVLIQERGLAADVLGVVGHYLAEEAGFHVVRIGHRADDADTSIDDRVADALAVIDHIGLGDTWIGGHGFGGTVARSFALAHPDRVNGLALLGVEDVDTPLAPVIPVLLIQGTADEVTPPANAESLRGTAPERASIKVVEGGDHLFPMTHPIETAVVLEEYLDWD; this is encoded by the coding sequence ATGACCGACACCCAGATCTTCGAGCCCGAGGGCCGCGCCATCCCCTTCGTCGACGAAGGCGATGGGCCGGTCAAGCTCGTGCTCATCCAGGAGCGCGGCCTCGCCGCCGACGTGCTCGGAGTCGTCGGTCACTACCTGGCCGAGGAGGCCGGATTCCACGTGGTGCGGATCGGCCATCGCGCAGATGACGCCGACACCTCGATCGACGACCGTGTCGCGGACGCGCTCGCCGTCATCGACCACATCGGCCTCGGCGACACGTGGATCGGCGGCCATGGCTTCGGCGGCACGGTCGCGCGCTCCTTCGCGCTGGCGCACCCCGACCGTGTGAACGGTCTGGCCCTCCTCGGCGTGGAGGATGTGGACACCCCCCTGGCCCCGGTCATCCCCGTACTGCTGATCCAGGGGACGGCCGACGAGGTCACCCCGCCCGCGAACGCCGAGAGCCTACGCGGCACGGCTCCGGAGCGCGCCAGCATCAAGGTCGTCGAGGGCGGGGACCATCTCTTCCCGATGACGCACCCCATCGAGACGGCTGTGGTGCTCGAGGAGTACCTCGACTGGGACTGA